The nucleotide sequence ctttaaaattaactttaactttaaaaattaactttttatataaaatatatatatttttttccttttgtccaacagctttgcttttctgctaCTCCTCTTACAATTCTAAAGTCTTAGACTTCACAGAGGAGTATTTACTGCCAGGTTTTATCTTTCTGATGTCAGGCAGTAGAAAATcttaaaatacaatattttgaaggaaaaaaaaaatctctgttcaCTTTCACGAATGGTTTTATATTCAAATCCATGGACATAGGTTGGTTCAAGTGATGTTTATAAAGACCCAGCCACAGGGACACTACCATATTCTGCCTTTTAGAGGGGATATCTCTGGGCCCACTGTGGCCTGCTCCTTTTTGTCCACCTCCAAGTCTTGTCATCTTCAGGTTTGGCTGGGAGTGCCATCCTTATGTTGCAGCTTACAAAGCTGCCcctctgagatttttttcttacaaagaaaaTTCAAGCCCTGACCTCAGTTTCTGATAACTGATGATAAATGTTAAGCCAGAAACTACAGTGTCATATGGTAAgcctcccttcttcctctttctctacCATGACATCATTCTCTGTAATCTGTATCAGACTGTAATTCTGGCTTGGTGTTAACACACCCAGGTTTCCCCTAAAATCTCCTGCTGATTTGTGCCTATCTTTAAGACCTCTCCTTTAAACGCGAAATTTTAGGATTCAGATCCAAATTCTGATCATCTGCAACTCTTGGTTATGTAATCTTGACTAAAAAGCTGCATCTGTTCAAAATACTACCTctacacacacatttttaatagattAATTCTTACACTTTCCAATGAATACATCTTACCATGAATTTCtataatttccaaaatgtcCTTCCCACAATTAACCCCATCTTCTCTTAGTGGCTTGTTATCTAGTAAATGTAATTTTGCCCTTTGCAGAGTCAGTGTAGCCATCTTGGTCACCTGTTCTCTATTGcacaaataatgttttctcctgtgcttctgcttacagttggaaaaaaaaatccaatttgaTATATAGAAATTACAAAACTCTTTGAGCCACTCCTCAAAATTCATCAGTGTGATAATGCATACAGTAAAGTATAAGCTGATAACAGCAAGCTGACACCTCTGCTTGTAGCTGATCATCTGCTGTTATATACTTCAATAGGAAGTAtataacatttgttttcttaggtGTATTCATGTGCActtccttcctgccctccttcttgGTCATCCAGAAAATTTAGACAATGGGTCTCCCAGGTTTATTTCTATAGTCAATACAGTCAAAACAGATATTGTCAGAAGTCAGGTCACAATTATTAAGGTGAACTTCCCCAGGTTGTCATCTTCCCCAGCCACCAAAGAGGGAAGCAGGGACCTAACCAGTAAATACTGACTCAGCCAGAGAACTTAGAATGCCTGAAATTGGAAGATGTGAATACACCTTACCAAACTCGCTCTTTCCTTCCaagcttccttcctccctccctcccttcctcctttcctttcttccgGTTTTGTAATCACACTGTCAGTGCTAAGTAATAAATATTGAAATCACATGTGCATACATATATGAACataatacatatacacataaaatatagaaatattataaataatacataatattatataaataaaaagaaaattttaaattattccatATATAATAGCTATGTTTTATATGAAATGTTATTCTCTGAAAGTagcttttaaagacaaaatttaGGTGTTAAAGTATATATTAGCCATGCTgactaaatttattttaatcgTGACCCATTTAGATGGGTCTTACAGATGTCAGTAGAGTTAAGAACAGGCTGCAGCATAACAACTGACGTTAAGAAGATAACGCAGTCAGTGAATGtggaaaaaaggaacattttcatGTGGCCCGTATGAATTCACTGACTTGTAGAAGTTTGCAACATCAGTCAAGAACACTTGAGGAAGACTAAATTTTAGCAAGTAATAAACTTCTCTGTCAGAATAGCAGACCATAGAGGCAGCTACTGTTGTGATAGTGAAAGTTGCTATTGTGCCTTTTGATGCTTAAAGAAAGGATCAAGATGCCCTActcctttaaaaagaagcagatgaaaaagattttttttgcatatttttaaagatgaattcTAAATACATGAGACATCAGAGCAAATGCAAGTGCTCTGTTAAACGTATTATTCcatgacataaaaaaaaataaaaaagaaaaaaataaaagtgatgaGAAAAATGTAGTCGAGATAGATACTGTCCAGTTATATTTGTACAGCTTTAGCATGTGGTAAACCACACCCAAATTAAGAGTGGATCAAAAACGAAGACTGAAGCTGGTAATGTGCCTCCAGCAATGTTGTGTACAACAAGAAGATCCCCAAGACAAAGTAATTAGGAAGGTATTTAAGATAAGTCGTCAGTGAGGTACAGAATTAATTAAAGTGGAAGGTTTGTAATGCTACTTAAGTGAGTTAGAAGTCATAGAGTAATATGTACTTGCTCACTTTTTCTTAACAAAACTTTTCTGCCCTGAGGTATTGACATAGTCACATCAGTTTCCTGGACTTAATCCAAGCCTTTTGATACTTAGATTAGGTTTAATgtgcagcagagaagaaatttCCTTTGATTAAGGATTTATATAGTTCTGCGAACTGTGACTGCCTGACCAGAATTCAGAAGGGACAATTGTTGCTGCCAGgtctctctcactctctcctTCCATGGAACTATGACTTTCCAACCGGCACCCAAATCCTCATCAGCGCAGTTTGGTGAGATGGGATGTGTACCGTAGTACAGGGACTGCAGTGGAAATTTTAAGAGGAAGCAGGTGACATGGAAGCACTGGCAAGACAGCTTGCCCGTGGTGTTTGAAGCCATgaaataacaaaagcaagtaGCTGTCACATTTGTGAATTTCCTGTCACATTTAGAGAGCCTAAGCCTTCCTAATGTTACAGGAGAATACAAGGAAACTTCATCCCTTAAGAAATGATGAGGAAACTGTAGCAGCAGCTCAAGAACAGAGATGCCTGATCTGTGCTTAAATGAGTGTTTATAACAAGGAGTCCTAACATCTGTTCTCCACAAAGCAACACTACAAGGGCaggaaactttttatttttttttctttcccctatCAAAGTGAATATGATATTTAGAAACACTGATAATTCTTTACTGTTTGCATATGACAATTAGAGTtgtaaagaaatcatttttcgTTCTTTTGTCTTCCAAGTAGTTTGtatatttaataaatgaaaaaagtctTTAATGAGTTTAGAGAGGGAAAAGTAAATGGCAACCCTATATCTGTCTGTACTATTGACACACAACCATACCCATCTCACCCTGAGTTGAAGACACACCTCTATCTAAAGTATGTAAtcaatcaaatatttttaattaatacattttttattccaGTTGAAATAgttttaacaacttttttttactttttttttttccaatttgtgAATATTGGAACAAAACGCTACTATGGCAATAGATATATTAATGTAGGAATAAAGTGATGATGGGTTCAGGGCAGGTGCAGTGTTTAGGTGAGCTGTGGTCATGAAAAATGGAGAATATTGAAGCCTGACCTGTCCCTTAGTACAAAATGAACTCTTCCTGTGGCTTTGAATGCACTAGTCCAATGCTAAGCCTAAAAGTTGACTATAGGTCCTTCCTAAAATATTGCGTACCAAATGGGCAGTTGGGTATGGGAATATAAGCTCAAAATATCCTTATAAAATGAAAGATCTGTCACAATGAACTATAGTGAGTAACAGAGATATGTGGAGCTCAGGGAATACCGTCTTGCTTAAGTAGTTAAAAAGCCATGGAAATATTTGGacttttatagaaaaaataatgtattttatacaATATTCAGTCAGAAGCAGACTAACCAAAGTAACTACTGCTAGTGAAAAATACTATAGAATACCTTCTTATAACAATAGAAACCTAGTATACCATGCTAGGCTTAGAAGGAATACACTTCTGAAAACTGACAGGTGATTTCAGGTGTGCATCCAACTGAAATATTCCTTTTACAATGTGTCTGCTCTTTGCCTTTCATATCATTTGCTCTCTCAGCTGTGAGCTCTGCAGCTCAAAATTTATGCAGCTGGTTTCCACTTCTTGCTGCTTGGCCAAACACAGGCTCTGGTGAATGAGTCCACGGACAACTAACAGATTGGTCTACCcaactgttttttcttgaaaacattaTAAACTCTCCAGATGTTTACATCTCCAATGCAAGAACCAGATGCTTTGGTATCCTAATTgttttataaactgaaaaagCTATAGATGGCTTGCCAAGCAGTTTAGTTCTTTGCTTATGGGAGATTActcagaaaacagtaaaataaatacacaaaagcaTAAAACTAGAAAACAGTTTCCTTTGGGAGTAAATAATGGATTTAGAGCCAGCTCACGGAATCAGTGTGCAGCctgagtgtcagggctgcagTCTGTAGAGTCTCTGTTAGGAGAAGGACAAAAGATCTTCCTCTAAGGCTCCTCAGTAGTGGCATAACTGCCCCACGCCTTCTGCTGATGCTTCCAGGTTGCAAGCCTGGACATTCTCGCTTTTACATATAACACGCTTAATATTCCAGGAAATAAATCATGATTCCTCTAGTATGCACTTAACCCAGGACCTGCAAATCCTGACTCTTTCACTTGTAGCAGCAGAAAGGCCCCTGTCACCGTGTCCCTTGGGGTCAAGGGATTTGGTCTTTAAAGATGATGAAGGTGTTAAACTTCTAACATCTGGAGGAACCAGGAATCTGTCTGAGCTTCTCCAGGAAGCTGAGGTACTGAGTACTCAATACTGAGGTACCGAGCTGAGCTTACTGTCCGAGCAGTAAGCAAAGGGGACTGTGTTTCAGTGCCAAATTGGGATGAGATCGGGGTGTCAAATGATCTCCTGCGCACAGTTTTCTATATAAAGGAAATGCAACTGCACAGGTTTCATGGGATTCATAGTGTATATTTTCCTGTGAACAACCAGGGAATTGGGAATCTACAGCACTTTAGCATGAATCTTGAAGTCATCTAGGATGCAGCCTCAAGGAATGGAAGTAGGGGCCAGGCTAAGGGCATAGGGCCTTGACTTTCTCAGCCTGCATGTTTGCAGACTTGCATAAATGTGTGAGATAACTTAGTGATGGTCTGTGATGTTCTGCTTGATTTCTCCTAAAAACAAATCCTAATGAATGATGCAGTCTTCATAATCTAGATGACTAAATTCTTCTGTCAAGAGGGAAGACCTTTAGCAATGTTTATGATGTTAGAAAAGTTGGCTGAATAACAGTGAATTTTCTTGAGGAAGGATGGCTTTTGTTGTTGGATGTAGCCCAAATGGGTTCATTGGAGAAGAATATTAAAAGCTCAAGTGATCTGGGAAATGCAAAGGCAGAAATAAGGTTGAAAGTGATGTCTGAAGGCTGTTAGGCTCAAAACTCTATTTATGGGCAAATATATTACTTGTAAAGCcaataaattattatataattaaaatctCCGTAGTTTATTCCAAGAATCATTATTAGTCTGCATCCATTTATTACTAGATATGAAAAAATGCTTCTATGCATAAAAAGTTTCAGTAGTAGTAATCCATTTAGAGTTGTTATACATATTTCTTGCTTCCTATTCCCTTTCCTGTTGTTTTGCTCACCTGTCCTCTGCTCCTCTGAGCTCAGCAGTTTCATTCTGGTGTAAGGGGGCGTTACAGTTATCAGTTTCTGGAGTCTTGTTGGAAGGAATATGAGGTTCATGTTGATGGCTTCTTCACGCTAGGACTCTGGGACTTTTTTGGATATTTGCATTTGgactttgctttctcttaatttaTCTGCAGCTTATTATGCATCAAAATTTAGTACCTATGGTTCCTTTTACTCATGTTAGATGCTGTTGCTGTCTTTTTTACCCCTAAAACCACTTTCATCTGTCACTAGGTCAGCACTTCAGAATGTGAGCTTTAATGAGTAGTTTACAGCCTTGTTGTCTCCAATGCCAAGCCATGCTATGCATTACTATTCTGCACTGCATCTCAGGGCCTCTGCTATCAAACCAGAATTATATTTCTCTATATTACTCCACTCTCTATACTTGCCTGTACTCTGACATGTctattggtggtagggggatgattggactagatgatcttgggggtcttttccaaccttaatgattccatgattccatGTCATCATGTTAGTAATGTATATATCATTCAAGATAGAGTATCTGCTTGTAACTGTAACCCATATAAAAGCATGACTGGaccacacaaaaacaaacaaaagagccAACTGTTCTattagatttattattattattattattaattattattattattattagtagtagtaatTTCCTGTGAAAAATACAAGCTAAACCAAGCTTGGTGTagctaaaataagaaaaacaaaattgcagGCAAGTCAAGAAAACTTCAAACAGAACAAGCCTGACAAACATGAGTCCTGAGGCCTTGCAAAGTCAGTACAAAGCTTATGTCCTATTACTAGCAATGGCAGTGACTATTACAGTGCTTCAGTTACGAGGTCTAGTCTACAACCTTCACAGCCAGTGCTACTAACCACTTGAAATGAGGTAACTGGCAGAAGAGAGCAAGCGTTGCTTTGCTTCAGGATGAGAACAGTTCAGCTGGCAAGAGTTCGTTAGCTGTGAGAATCTGTTCCTGTGGAGTTGCCTCAATTTCATCTACTATAGACAGAGCATTACATACTGCCCTTGGTTTCCAAAGCACTAGTGCAATGAACCACAGAATTCCCCATGGCTTAGTGTGTGTGTGAGTCCATGAGGGACAGTAGAAATACCATAATTTGCAGCAGCTGTAGTTCTGGTCCTGTTTTCCTAAACAAGGCTTGTAAAAATTACCATGAACAAAAGCTGGTTCCTCTCTTAGCTATCAAAATGGTTTTTGATTAAAACTtatttgttctcttccttgtgAGGTGCTATGTCCTCCTTCAGGCCTGAAGCAAAGGCCTTGAAAATGGGAATAAAAGCTAGAGATTATTTATCTCTAAGCATGGCATTAGAGACATCCTGATCAGAAAAAGTTCTTTACTAGACATAATGCATCACAGCCAACTCACTAACTAATTCTGTGTATCTtcacattttctgctcttttagaGGAAATTTTAATTTAGTCTTAATTGAAAATAAACCATAACTGTTCTAAAAGTCATTCAGGTGCGCTCATTTGCTAAGGGAAATAGCTTGTTCTTGTAAAATTACTCAGATAAAAGAATCTGTAGTCCCAGGAGATCTGTGTCTTGAAATAAATGTTCTGAAATTAAAGTCTTCCTGAGTATTTAGAAAAGAACATttgagtgacttttttttttcaaaaatcctGTTGTATGTTTGCAGTTCATCAGTTGCTATCCTTGGGGGTTATAGTCTTATATGGAGTTGGATATTCACAGCTGGATATTCACTAATTCCCTTAAAAGGATAGAAAAAAGGTAAATGAGTATCTCATAGAGACTGAGAAGAGATGCTGAgggaattttcagaaatgtgttacctttcaagaaataaaaaactaacaaaataaCACTTGTAATCTTTATTCAGGGAAGTCTCATTCTCTTCTAGTAGTTTTTACATTGCATCAGTATCAGTGGGCATAAACGATTATCTGATATCACTGATACCAGACAGATACCAGACTAGATTTTATCTTAGCAGAAGGTGCTGGACtacattcaaagaaaaaaattgaatgaaaatgaaatgggaaaagTCTTTGTTAGCCTATATAACTTTATAGAGTCGTACTTTCAAAAAACACTGCCTAATCAAGTCTCTCTTTTTAATAGGTATTGGTTTGCTTTGAAGTATGGCTGCCAAGCCGCATTTAAACAAAAGAGCAGTGGAGATGTATCAGAAACAGACCATCCCAACTTCATTCAAAAACAAGCCATTGATGTAATGACTGATATTAACATGCTCAGGATATTCAAGACTTTTCTGGAGACCACACCACAGCTTTTTGTCCAGATTTATGTACTCATGGAACACAACAACCATAATTTCTCTCAATGTGAGTCTTTCTTTCTCTATGATTTGAAAGTTGAGTCTTTTACCAAAAAATATAGCTCATGTTATtgtataaaaatttaaatgtacCTTGGAAAACACACACTGTGTTGTATAATTGCTTTGCATCTAGTTATAATTTCTGTCTAGTAGATGATCCATTCTGCTAAATTCATGGGAAGAAGGTTTCACTGTACCAAGTCATTAATATAAGCATGGTACATCATTTGAGAATAAGCTGTTGAATGTCATTAGCGTATGCATTTCGGAACCATTAGTGTGCACATAATTACAGTTCTTTTAAAATGGCTAACTGGACATCTTGAAATTGGTAATGTATCAAGAGCAGCCCTGTGACTTGGTCACTACCCTCATCCACACTTTACAGGTAAGGGACAGAGTCATAAAAAAAAGGATATGCCAGCACTGCAGAATGCCATATGAGGAAGAGATATTGGTTTAACTCTCAGAAGCAAGAGAGCAGGTACACTATTTTCAGCTCTGAAACTAGCAGCAGTATGGGCAAGACATTGACCTGCTCACGGCTGGATTTTATCTAACCAAATGGAGAAACCTACATCGTTGTCTAGTGTTTTTTCATGGAGTTGATAAGTACTCAGATACAATGGTTAGATGAACCTCATCTTAAATATGACCATGTGAAGGGTCAAGTCTCAGTTATAGGTACCTACATTATAAACATCCCAGCCTCAATATCAGTTTCTGAAACCTATGATTTCATGGTCTTTTTTTGCAACACCTTGGGAGGTTCTAAGTCACCCATGTACACAACTTTGgtgaaaacagcaacagcaagagATCCCAAATGGCAATAGATGCCTAGATTTAGGTAACTAAACTGAGCCTTAAAATTAAGGTGACTTGTTCAGGAACATGGAGGAAATATCAAGTAGGTACAAGGAAAGCGCAAACAAAGCCTGAACTTGTCCAAAATGTCAAAAAttgtaatgtaaaataaatatatttattaggTCTAACAGttatccttttgttttgtttagatgCCGCCATTATTATGTCTTTCTGTGGTATCTCCTTTTCAACGGTTGATTATCAGATATCATTACGAAAATCTCTGCCTGATAAAGACAGATTTCATGTACTTTCCAAGTTGGTGTATCTCTTCTATAAATTGCTTACCATCACTTCTTGGATACTCAGTATTTCACTGGTCACTCTACTAAGTGCTAGAAGTTCTGTAATTCTGCTGATACTTCTTTGGAGCTGTGGCTTTGCCTGGACTTTGAAACAACACACAACATTTTGCAAGTCTAAGGAGATGGAATATCTGTACAGAACTGTTGTTGGAATCATCCtactttttaccttttttaacataaaggggagaaaaacaaaagttccCATTTCTGTTTATTATGCTACTCACACACTTGTAACTGTAGGCATTTTGCTTGTATATTGGGTTTGGAAACCCTCTGTTGTcaaggaaatacattttacaaTTGTGGGCATCTTAACTATTCTCAGTCTGGTGTTaggtattatttttcttgttgtttattACAGGCTCTTTCATCCCACTGTTTATTGCAAACAACAGACACGTTTCGATGAAGTTGATACAGAGGCAAGAGACAATGTGGAAGCTGGTAGATTTCAGAATTTCATAATGCAATGAAGAGTATAGATTTTTATGTAGACTTCAAAACAAACACTTGCTGCACagtctttgttttttgtgtattttcacTAAGTAGCACTTAATGGACCAGAGTTATTGGCTGTGAATAACCATTGTTTTTTTGTGATGCTGTACAAATCCTTTataacatgaatatttttctatgtGCTGgtcaatgttattttttaaaatagaaacaattTATCCCTCCAACCCAATTCACTGTTTTAGTTTCAACCAATGTAAATGAAACATAGGAAAAGCTAAAAGTGAATCAAATGAAAGCTGTCATTACTGGTGTATTCTGTTTGTGTTGCTTCTGTTAAAAACAAGGCTTACTATTGTTgctggaaggaaagaggagtGCATTTGAAATAATCAGGGGCAGAAATCTGTTAGCTGTCTGCTTTTTCCCATTACTGTAAAAcctgcagtttttctttagatGAGAATAGCTACAAAACTCACTaacttttccttaaattttCCCTAAAGAAGAATAGTTTTGATTTATGGTCCAATCACTCTCTTGCCACAAGGAAATTTGGGGAgatattttaaagcactttatCTTCTAGGTGTTTTAATGACTCCtttattgcttttgttctgCCAGTCTTTCACACATGCTTTTGTGTTCAGGAGTGATGCCAGTTTATTGTTCTGGATTATAATAGCCGCCTGAATGATTTATTGATAGCAACAGGATTCTCAGATATAAAGGAAGAATCTTCCTTGAAGCTTTCCTCTCCTTCAAGCTCTAGAAATTAAATGCTGGTTTCCACTGAAAGAAGAGGAGGCTAGGCATGCAGTGGTACAGCTTCTTTTGTCTTTGTCACTAGAGAAAAGTGGAAAGGGCACCAACTGTTCTTTTTCATACATTACACTTGCAGGAGGTGACAGTGAGTAGGGCTGAGAAGTTATGGAATAACCAGTTTGTGCATCAAAACTTTTTGATAGAAGGCAAGAGTGAAACTAGACAGCATTTCAGTCCAATTTTCAAATGCTAAATCAACAGCAGTAAATGCtgtacaataaaataaaattcatagcCACTATTTCATCAGAATCAAAACCTAAAGTGAAGAGTCTTTCAGAGCTGCTGGTTTTACAGCTGAGTTACGGAAAGTGGgcctccttctttctccttcttttctcttccaatAATTCACATTTGCAACTAGA is from Anser cygnoides isolate HZ-2024a breed goose chromosome 2, Taihu_goose_T2T_genome, whole genome shotgun sequence and encodes:
- the XKR9 gene encoding XK-related protein 9, which produces MMKYTKENFIFLVGGIIIYVVDIGVDLWVASKYFYQGQYTWAILIISFRCLSSLVTQIFSYQWFKNDCEGPDPEKLKWIFLVHFFHCGIFIRYWFALKYGCQAAFKQKSSGDVSETDHPNFIQKQAIDVMTDINMLRIFKTFLETTPQLFVQIYVLMEHNNHNFSQYAAIIMSFCGISFSTVDYQISLRKSLPDKDRFHVLSKLVYLFYKLLTITSWILSISLVTLLSARSSVILLILLWSCGFAWTLKQHTTFCKSKEMEYLYRTVVGIILLFTFFNIKGRKTKVPISVYYATHTLVTVGILLVYWVWKPSVVKEIHFTIVGILTILSLVLGIIFLVVYYRLFHPTVYCKQQTRFDEVDTEARDNVEAGRFQNFIMQ